One stretch of Streptomyces sp. NBC_01363 DNA includes these proteins:
- a CDS encoding Bax inhibitor-1/YccA family protein: protein MRSSNPVFSRRGFSRDNGYAGFNAAPQAGAPAAGANPYAQGTAANPYATNPYAQPDAQYGAPQAPARTGAMTIDDVVTRTAITLGTVVLGAVLAWALLPVDEANLGKSYGIAIGAALVAFVLSLVQSFKRRPVPALIVSYAAFEGVFLGVISSAVSTYIGPGVVMQAVMGTMCVFAGVLLAYKMRWIRVTRRFYGFVMAAAMGFMLLMVVNLLFAVFGGGDGLGFRSGGLGILFGVIGIVLGACFLALDFKQVEDGIAYGAPREESWLAAFGLTMTLVWIYLEMLRLLSILSGDD, encoded by the coding sequence ATGAGGAGCAGCAACCCGGTCTTCTCGCGACGGGGCTTCAGCCGCGACAACGGATACGCGGGCTTCAACGCGGCGCCGCAGGCCGGGGCCCCCGCAGCGGGTGCCAACCCGTACGCGCAGGGCACCGCCGCCAACCCGTACGCCACCAACCCCTACGCCCAGCCGGACGCCCAGTACGGCGCCCCGCAGGCACCGGCGCGCACCGGCGCGATGACGATCGACGACGTCGTCACGCGGACAGCGATCACGCTGGGCACCGTGGTGCTCGGCGCCGTGCTCGCCTGGGCGCTGCTGCCGGTCGACGAGGCGAACCTCGGCAAGTCGTACGGCATCGCGATCGGCGCCGCCCTGGTGGCGTTCGTCCTGTCGCTCGTCCAGTCCTTCAAGCGCAGGCCGGTGCCGGCGCTGATCGTCTCGTACGCGGCCTTCGAGGGTGTCTTCCTCGGAGTGATCTCGAGCGCGGTCAGCACGTACATCGGACCGGGCGTCGTGATGCAGGCGGTGATGGGCACCATGTGTGTCTTCGCCGGTGTGCTGCTCGCGTACAAGATGCGCTGGATCCGCGTCACCCGCCGCTTCTACGGCTTCGTGATGGCCGCCGCCATGGGCTTCATGCTCCTGATGGTGGTCAACCTGCTGTTCGCCGTCTTCGGCGGCGGTGACGGCCTGGGCTTCCGCAGCGGTGGCCTCGGCATCCTCTTCGGCGTCATCGGGATCGTCCTCGGTGCGTGCTTCCTGGCCCTGGACTTCAAGCAGGTCGAGGACGGCATCGCCTACGGCGCACCCCGCGAGGAGTCCTGGCTGGCGGCCTTCGGCCTCACCATGACCCTGGTGTGGATCTACCTGGAGATGCTGCGTCTGCTCTCCATCCTCAGCGGCGACGACTGA
- a CDS encoding DUF4287 domain-containing protein, whose protein sequence is MSQVFSEETHRNLLARIPRCTGREITDWLRTVEEGPALRFEEKVSWLRSEHDLAYGHAKALIHEYDLRRAARKLL, encoded by the coding sequence ATGTCCCAAGTCTTCTCCGAAGAAACCCATCGCAATCTGCTCGCCCGGATCCCCCGCTGCACCGGTCGTGAAATCACCGACTGGCTCCGCACCGTGGAGGAAGGACCCGCTCTCCGCTTCGAGGAGAAGGTCAGCTGGCTGCGGAGCGAACACGACCTCGCCTACGGACACGCGAAGGCGCTCATCCACGAGTACGACCTCAGAAGGGCCGCCCGCAAGCTGCTCTAG
- a CDS encoding acetyl-CoA C-acetyltransferase — MPEAVIVSAARSPIGRAFKGSLKDLRADDLTATIIRTALAKVPELDPKDIDDLMLGCGLPGGEQGNNLGRIIAVQMGMDHLPGCTVTRYCSSSLQTSRMALHAIKAGEGDVFISAGVEMVSRFSKGNSDNWPDTHNPLFADAEARTAARAERGGDDWHDPREDGLVPDAYIAMGQTAENLARLKGVTRQDMDEFGVRSQNLAEEALKNGFWEREITPVTTPDGTVVSKDDGPRAGVTLEGVQGLKPVFRPDGLVTAGNCCPLNDGAAALVIMSDTKARELGLTPLARIVSTGVSGLSPEIMGYGPVEASKQALKRAGLTIDDIDLAEINEAFAAQVIPSYRDLGLPLEKVNVNGGAIAVGHPFGMTGARITGTLINSLQFHDKQFGLETMCVGGGQGMAMVIERLS; from the coding sequence ATGCCCGAAGCCGTGATCGTCTCTGCAGCCCGTTCCCCCATCGGCCGGGCCTTCAAGGGCTCGCTGAAGGACCTGCGCGCGGACGACCTGACCGCCACGATCATCCGGACCGCGCTGGCCAAGGTTCCCGAGCTGGACCCGAAGGACATCGACGACCTGATGCTCGGCTGCGGCCTCCCGGGCGGCGAGCAGGGCAACAACCTGGGCCGCATCATCGCCGTACAGATGGGCATGGACCACCTTCCGGGCTGTACGGTCACCCGCTACTGCTCGTCCTCCCTCCAGACCAGCCGGATGGCGCTGCACGCCATCAAGGCCGGCGAGGGCGACGTCTTCATCTCGGCCGGTGTCGAGATGGTGTCCCGCTTCTCGAAGGGCAACTCCGACAACTGGCCGGACACGCACAACCCGCTGTTCGCCGACGCCGAGGCCCGCACCGCGGCCCGCGCCGAGCGGGGCGGCGACGACTGGCACGACCCGCGCGAGGACGGCCTGGTCCCGGACGCGTACATCGCGATGGGGCAGACCGCGGAGAACCTGGCCCGCCTCAAGGGCGTCACCCGCCAGGACATGGACGAGTTCGGCGTCCGCTCGCAGAACCTCGCTGAGGAAGCCCTCAAGAACGGCTTCTGGGAGCGCGAGATCACCCCGGTCACCACCCCGGACGGCACGGTCGTCTCGAAGGACGACGGCCCGCGCGCGGGCGTCACGCTGGAGGGCGTGCAGGGCCTGAAGCCGGTGTTCCGCCCCGACGGCCTGGTCACGGCGGGCAACTGCTGCCCGCTCAACGACGGCGCCGCTGCCCTCGTGATCATGTCCGACACCAAGGCGCGCGAGCTGGGCCTGACCCCGCTGGCCCGGATCGTCTCGACCGGCGTCTCGGGCCTCTCCCCCGAGATCATGGGGTACGGGCCGGTTGAGGCCAGCAAGCAGGCGCTGAAGCGGGCCGGGCTGACCATCGACGACATCGACCTGGCCGAGATCAACGAGGCGTTCGCCGCCCAGGTGATCCCCTCCTACCGCGACCTCGGCCTGCCGCTGGAGAAGGTCAACGTCAACGGCGGCGCGATCGCCGTCGGTCACCCCTTCGGTATGACGGGCGCCCGGATCACCGGCACGCTGATCAACAGCCTGCAGTTCCACGACAAGCAGTTCGGCCTGGAGACCATGTGCGTGGGCGGCGGCCAGGGCATGGCGATGGTCATCGAGCGGCTGAGCTGA
- a CDS encoding SGNH/GDSL hydrolase family protein, with amino-acid sequence MARRIAAGAAYGGGSIGLLGAAAVGVLLAEVHLAKRQVGGGIAPVPPSADGRYGVAFAGPSDPLRLGLLGDSTAAGQGVRRAGQTPGALLASGLAAVSERPVDLRNVAQPGARSDDLERQVSLLLADTSRTPDVCVIMIGANDVTHRMPATQSVRCLTTAVRRLRTAGAEVVVGTCPDLGTIEPVYQPLRWMARRVSRQLAAAQTIGSVEQGGRTVSLGDLLGPEFEANPRELFGPDNYHPSAEGYATAAMAVLPTLCAVLGLWPESDRLDGARREDMLPVAKAASQAAREAGTEVTGARAPWALLKHRRRRRLPAATEPHPHPEQHGGMGRTEETKERTGETEKSGETGATVETGETGESHGEPRNLPAN; translated from the coding sequence GTGGCACGGCGGATCGCAGCGGGCGCGGCCTACGGCGGGGGCAGCATCGGGCTGCTCGGCGCTGCGGCGGTAGGCGTACTGCTGGCGGAGGTCCATCTGGCGAAACGGCAGGTGGGCGGCGGAATCGCACCGGTTCCGCCGAGCGCGGACGGGCGGTACGGGGTGGCGTTCGCCGGCCCCTCGGACCCGTTGCGGCTGGGGTTGCTGGGCGACTCGACGGCGGCCGGTCAGGGGGTGCGCCGGGCCGGGCAGACCCCGGGGGCGCTGCTCGCCTCGGGGCTCGCCGCGGTGTCCGAGCGGCCGGTGGATCTGCGCAATGTGGCGCAGCCGGGTGCCCGGTCGGACGATCTGGAGCGGCAGGTCTCGCTGCTGCTCGCCGACACCTCCCGTACGCCCGACGTGTGCGTGATCATGATCGGCGCGAACGATGTGACGCACCGGATGCCGGCCACCCAGTCGGTGCGCTGCCTGACCACCGCCGTGCGCAGGCTGCGCACGGCGGGCGCGGAGGTCGTGGTCGGCACCTGCCCGGACCTGGGCACGATCGAGCCGGTCTATCAGCCGCTGCGCTGGATGGCCCGGCGGGTGAGCCGGCAGCTGGCGGCGGCCCAGACGATCGGCTCGGTGGAGCAGGGCGGGCGCACGGTGTCGCTGGGCGATCTGCTCGGGCCGGAGTTCGAGGCGAATCCGCGGGAGCTGTTCGGGCCGGACAACTACCACCCCTCGGCGGAGGGGTACGCCACGGCGGCGATGGCGGTGCTGCCCACGCTCTGCGCGGTGCTGGGGCTGTGGCCGGAGTCCGACCGGCTGGACGGGGCCCGGCGCGAGGACATGCTGCCGGTGGCCAAGGCGGCCTCCCAGGCGGCCAGGGAGGCCGGTACGGAGGTCACGGGGGCGCGGGCGCCCTGGGCACTCCTCAAGCACCGCAGGCGGCGGCGCCTGCCCGCGGCCACGGAGCCCCACCCGCACCCGGAGCAGCACGGGGGGATGGGAAGGACCGAGGAAACCAAGGAGAGAACCGGAGAAACCGAGAAGAGTGGAGAGACAGGAGCGACGGTGGAGACTGGAGAGACAGGGGAGTCGCACGGGGAGCCGCGCAATCTCCCGGCCAATTGA
- a CDS encoding cystathionine beta-synthase — translation MQFHDSMISLVGNTPLVRLRSVTAGIQATVLAKVEYFNPGGSVKDRIALRMIEAAEQSGELQPGGTIVEPTSGNTGVGLAIVAQQKGYKCIFVCPDKVSTDKINVLRAYGAEVVVCPTAVDPEHPDSYYNVSDRLVRETPGAWKPDQYSNPNNPRSHYETTGPELWEQTDGKITHFVAGVGTGGTISGTGRYLKEVSGGSVKVIGADPEGSVYSGGSGRPYLVEGVGEDFWPSAYDRTVTDEIVAVSDKDSFQMTRRLAKEEGLLVGGSCGMAVVGALEVAKRLGPDDVVVVLLPDSGRGYLSKIFNDEWMADYGFLEDTGPSARVADVLDYKDGPIPTLVHMHPEETVGEAIDVLREYGVSQMPIVKPGAGHPDVMAAEVIGSVVERELLNALFAQHASLSDPLEKHMSPPLPQVGSGEPVEDLMAVLGGTNTADAAIVLVEGKPKGVVSRQDLLAFLAKDATAGKA, via the coding sequence GTGCAATTCCACGATTCGATGATCAGTCTCGTAGGCAATACCCCGCTGGTGAGGCTGCGCAGTGTGACGGCCGGCATCCAGGCGACGGTCCTGGCCAAGGTCGAGTACTTCAACCCCGGCGGTTCGGTCAAGGACCGCATCGCCCTGCGCATGATCGAGGCCGCCGAACAGAGCGGCGAACTGCAGCCCGGCGGCACGATCGTCGAGCCGACCAGTGGCAACACGGGCGTCGGCCTGGCGATCGTCGCCCAGCAGAAGGGGTACAAGTGCATCTTCGTCTGCCCGGACAAGGTGTCCACGGACAAGATCAATGTGCTGCGCGCCTACGGTGCCGAGGTTGTCGTCTGCCCGACGGCCGTTGACCCCGAGCACCCCGACTCGTACTACAACGTCTCCGACCGGCTGGTCCGCGAGACGCCGGGGGCCTGGAAGCCCGACCAGTACTCCAACCCCAACAACCCGCGTTCCCACTACGAGACCACCGGTCCCGAGCTGTGGGAGCAGACGGACGGGAAGATCACCCACTTCGTCGCGGGTGTCGGCACCGGCGGCACGATCAGCGGCACCGGCCGCTATCTGAAGGAGGTCAGCGGCGGCTCGGTGAAGGTGATCGGGGCCGACCCGGAGGGCTCGGTCTACTCCGGCGGCTCCGGGCGTCCCTACCTCGTCGAGGGCGTCGGCGAGGACTTCTGGCCGAGCGCCTACGACCGTACGGTCACGGACGAGATCGTCGCCGTGTCCGACAAGGACTCCTTCCAGATGACCCGCCGTCTCGCCAAGGAGGAGGGCCTGCTGGTCGGCGGCTCCTGCGGCATGGCGGTGGTCGGTGCCCTGGAGGTCGCCAAGCGCCTGGGCCCGGACGACGTGGTCGTCGTCCTGCTGCCCGACAGCGGTCGCGGCTACCTGAGCAAGATCTTCAACGACGAGTGGATGGCCGACTACGGCTTCCTGGAGGACACCGGCCCGTCCGCGCGCGTCGCCGACGTGCTCGACTACAAGGACGGCCCGATCCCGACGCTCGTCCACATGCACCCCGAGGAGACCGTCGGCGAGGCGATCGACGTCCTGCGCGAGTACGGCGTCTCGCAGATGCCGATCGTGAAGCCGGGCGCGGGCCACCCGGACGTGATGGCCGCCGAGGTCATCGGTTCGGTGGTGGAGCGGGAGCTGCTGAACGCTCTGTTCGCCCAGCACGCCTCGCTCTCCGACCCGCTGGAGAAGCACATGTCGCCGCCGCTGCCGCAGGTCGGCTCCGGCGAACCGGTCGAGGACCTGATGGCGGTGCTCGGCGGTACGAACACGGCGGACGCGGCGATCGTGCTGGTGGAGGGCAAGCCGAAGGGCGTGGTCAGCCGGCAGGACCTGCTGGCGTTCCTCGCCAAGGACGCGACGGCCGGCAAGGCGTAG
- a CDS encoding helix-turn-helix transcriptional regulator — translation MDADLGDFLRSRRARIQPEDVGLQAYGRRRVPGLRREEVAQLAGVSVDYYIRLEQGRGPSVSDAVLDAIARVLRLDETEHTYLRTVARPKSRASTPASSQRVRPGLRLVLDSLTAAPAFVLGRRMDVLAWNALGDAVVGFSRMPVAERNMPRQVFLEPAARKLYPDWAAVAAETVAYLRLDAGLHPDDKRLAALVGELSLKSDDFRRLWADHQVKSKTYGVKRIDHPVAGELVLPYETLGAAGNPGQCLVVYTPEPGSETAERVALLASWAAAPAPTG, via the coding sequence ATGGACGCTGACCTCGGTGATTTCCTCCGCTCCCGGCGGGCCCGCATCCAGCCCGAGGACGTGGGGCTGCAGGCGTACGGGCGCCGTCGCGTACCCGGACTCCGGCGCGAGGAGGTAGCGCAGCTCGCGGGGGTGAGCGTCGACTACTACATCCGGCTGGAGCAGGGGCGCGGCCCGAGCGTCTCGGACGCGGTGCTCGACGCGATAGCCCGGGTGCTGCGGCTGGACGAGACGGAGCACACGTATCTGCGCACCGTGGCACGCCCGAAGTCGCGCGCCTCCACTCCGGCCTCCTCCCAGCGGGTCCGCCCCGGTCTGCGCCTGGTGCTGGACTCGCTCACCGCGGCCCCGGCGTTCGTCCTGGGCCGCCGGATGGACGTGCTGGCCTGGAACGCGCTGGGGGACGCCGTCGTCGGCTTCTCCCGGATGCCCGTCGCCGAGCGCAACATGCCGCGCCAGGTGTTCCTGGAACCGGCGGCGCGGAAGCTGTACCCGGACTGGGCCGCGGTGGCGGCGGAGACAGTGGCGTATCTGCGCCTGGACGCGGGCCTGCATCCCGACGACAAGCGACTGGCCGCACTGGTCGGCGAGCTGTCCCTGAAGAGCGACGACTTCCGCCGGCTGTGGGCGGACCATCAGGTGAAGTCGAAGACCTACGGGGTCAAGCGCATCGACCACCCGGTCGCGGGCGAGCTCGTGCTCCCGTACGAGACGCTCGGCGCGGCCGGCAATCCCGGCCAGTGCCTGGTGGTCTACACGCCGGAGCCCGGCAGCGAGACCGCCGAACGCGTCGCGCTGCTGGCGAGCTGGGCGGCCGCACCGGCACCGACCGGCTGA